DNA sequence from the Planktothrix tepida PCC 9214 genome:
TTGTCCTGTCTGGAAATCCCGCCCAAACCCAAGCTTATTATCAGGTAGAAGTGTGCGATCGCATGAATGCCTTTCAAGTCCTGAAGGCTCTACGTCGTGCAGATGGGTTGATTTGGGGCGGAGGTAGCCTCATGCAAGATGTCACCAGCACCATGAGTCCTTTTTATTATGGGGGATTGATGGGATTGGCGCAACAGATGGGACTCAAAACGATCGCCTGGGCTCAGGGTATTGGCCCCTTGAACCGTTCTGTTTCCCAGTGGTTGGCAAAAAAAACCTTTTCCGGCTGTAATGTCGTTAGCGTGCGGGATACGGGTTCTGCAACGTTATTATCAAACTGGAATATTCCCTTTACCTTAGCCCCTGACCCCGTTTGGGCTTTGGATGCTCAACCTGTAGCCCGGTTGTGGGATTTACCCGCCCCCAGAGTGGCGTTGACGTTGCGACCCCATCCCCAACTCACGCCAGAACGGTTATCATTAATAATTCGGGCGTTAGTATCGTTTCAAAAAGCAACTCAAACGTTTATTTTATTAATTCCATTTCAACCGATTCAAGATTTAGCGATCGCCCAAGTTTTGCATCAAGCCCTTCCCCACAATAGTCAGGTTTTAATCTTAGAAGATCCACGACAATTAAAAGGAGTTTTTCGCGGGGTTGAGTTTGTCATTGGGATGCGATTTCATAGTTTAATTATGGCAGCAACCCAAGAATGTAAATGTTTTGCCTTGAGTTATGACCCCAAAGTGAGTCGATTAATGGAAGAATTAGAATTACCCGGATGGGAAATTGATCAACTTCCCGACGATCCGAATCTCATCAGTAAAACTTGGATTGATTGTTATGCCAATGATGAACCTTTATCGAAGGGAAAAATTGAATTTTTCGTAGATCGAGCAACCGTCCATCAAGAATTATTGTACTCCCAGTTCAATTAAACCCTACTGTTTATTTTTTGTCATTAATTTATGGTTCGCGTCCGAGTTCGTCAGCACGTTAATCCTCTCAGTCAAAAATATCAAACCCCTGTTATTCCTCCCGAATGGTCAAAGATTTATACCAATTTGCAGCAACCACTTCATTTAGATATTGGTTGCGGGAGAGGTTTATTTTTATGGGAATTAGCTCAATTAGAACCCCAGTGGAACTTTTTAGGATTAGAAATTCGAGAACCCTTAGTTAAGGAAGCCAATCATTGGCGAGATCAACAAGAATTAACGAATTTACATTATTTATTTTGTAATGCTAATACTTCAATTCAACCTATTTTAGAATCCTTACCTCAAGGCATTTTAAAACGGGTGAGTATTCAATTCCCTGATCCTTGGTTTAAAAAATATCATCAAAAACGGCGAGTGGTTCAACCGGAATTAGTAGACAATTTAGCTCGTTATTTAGCAGAAGGAGGAGAAGTTTTTGTTCAGTCAGATGTTAAGGAAGTAGCGATAGAAATGTGCAATCGCTTTTCGGGAAATTCAGCATTTCATCGTACCCAAAATGATTGGTTAGCTGAAAATCCGCTTCCAGTTCCCACAGAACGAGAACGGTCTACTTTAGAAAAAGGTGAACTTGTTTATCGAGCATTATTTATAAAGTAGGGAATTGGGAATTACGAATTACGAATTACGAATTACGAATTACGAATAGGAAATAAATCCTTCTCAAAACTGAGAGGAGAAACATTCAGACAATTTGCTTTTAGCCTGAACGCTTCTCCTCTAATGTTTGACCGTAACCCTGAAATTCTATAAAAGTGAGGATTCCTATGATTTAGGGAAAGGCCAAAATTTAAAATTTACAAAAGAAACAGAAATTGTTTTTAAATTTTGAAAAGTTTTTATTTGAAAAAAATTAAGCACCAATTGCTTCTTCAACACCGGGTAAACGTTGGGCGGAATAACCCAC
Encoded proteins:
- the csaB gene encoding polysaccharide pyruvyl transferase CsaB is translated as MQRVICCGYYGKGNGGDEALLASLLQMLPSTVEPIVLSGNPAQTQAYYQVEVCDRMNAFQVLKALRRADGLIWGGGSLMQDVTSTMSPFYYGGLMGLAQQMGLKTIAWAQGIGPLNRSVSQWLAKKTFSGCNVVSVRDTGSATLLSNWNIPFTLAPDPVWALDAQPVARLWDLPAPRVALTLRPHPQLTPERLSLIIRALVSFQKATQTFILLIPFQPIQDLAIAQVLHQALPHNSQVLILEDPRQLKGVFRGVEFVIGMRFHSLIMAATQECKCFALSYDPKVSRLMEELELPGWEIDQLPDDPNLISKTWIDCYANDEPLSKGKIEFFVDRATVHQELLYSQFN
- the trmB gene encoding tRNA (guanosine(46)-N7)-methyltransferase TrmB, encoding MVRVRVRQHVNPLSQKYQTPVIPPEWSKIYTNLQQPLHLDIGCGRGLFLWELAQLEPQWNFLGLEIREPLVKEANHWRDQQELTNLHYLFCNANTSIQPILESLPQGILKRVSIQFPDPWFKKYHQKRRVVQPELVDNLARYLAEGGEVFVQSDVKEVAIEMCNRFSGNSAFHRTQNDWLAENPLPVPTERERSTLEKGELVYRALFIK